In Atribacterota bacterium, the genomic window ACGAAGGAGTATCCCTGATATGTTTGCAGGGATGGTATCCGGGTAAAGGGAAGCCCCTGATTCTGGAAGTGCTGTTGCTTCCTAAATCGGGGGTTTTTTCTTTAGAGGGAGGTGAGAAAAAAATCGGTATTCATGATGTGGTTTTCATGCTTGAGAAAATTGAGAGAAAGGAGTAACGACGATGGTGCGAACAATGATGGTGAGGGTGTTTCTGATAGGAATCTTCTTGGCCATTGGGGGAGGTTGGGTGCTGGCTGCAGATCCTGGTGGAGCGACAACGCTGCAGACGATGCCCAGTTTACCCATTGATTACGTGTGGATTCTGGTCTGTGGGTTTCTGGTCTTCTTCATGCAGGCTGGGTTTGCCATGGTGGAAACAGGGTTTTGCCGAGCCAAGAATGTGACCAATCTTTTGAGCAAGAATCTCATCGATTTTGTGGTGGCTTCGCTCGTCTTTTTTGCTGTTGGATACGGCTTTTTGAAAGGAAGTGACCTTGGGGGACTGATTGGCATTGGTCGGTGGTTTCTCCGTGGTGAAGCCTACGATGTGGGTGCGTATCTTGACTTTTTCTGGCAACTGGTGTTTTGTGGTACTGCAGCGACCATCGTTTCTGGCGCTGTTGCTGAGCGACTCAAGTTTTCAGCGTATCTCGTGTATACATTCCTGGTGAGCATATTCATTTATCCTGTTTACGCTCACTGGGTTTGGGGTGGAGGGTGGCTGAGCCAACTTCCTTTTGGAGTAGGACATGCTGATTTTGCCGGTTCTGGCGTGGTTCATGCCATCGGTGGTGTGGTGGGGCTTGCTGGTGCAATGGTCCTTGGGCCTCGTTTTGGAAAGTACGGGAAAGACCATAAGCCCCTTGCCATACCCGGTCACAATATGTCTCTGGCGGCCCTGGGGACCTTTATCCTCTGGTTTGGATGGTTTGGATTCAATCCAGGAAGTACCTTTAGCGCTCATCACCTCCGCATTGCTGTGGTGGCTGTGAACACCAATTTGGCGGCGGCAGCAGGGGCTTTCACCACACTCCTTGTTATGTATGCCAAAACCCGCAAGTGGGACCTGGGTATGGCGCTGAATGGAACTTTGGGGGGACTTGTAGCGGTGACTGCACCCTGTGCTTGGATTGAAGGGTGGGCAGCGATAGTCATCGGGGCTATCGCTGGTTTGCTGGTTGTGGCTGGGGTGTATTTCTTTGAAAGTCGGGGGATTGATGACCCCGTGGGAGCAGTGAGTGTCCATGGAGTAAACGGTCTCTGGGGGCTTTTGAGTGTGGGCCTTTTTGCCGATGGGACCTATGGACTCTATACGCTTGAACCACCCTACGTAACCGGTCTTTTCTATGGTGGTGGCGGGGGACAGCTGCTTGCCCAGTTCATTGGGGTGTTGGCTGTGGTGGCCTGGGGGTTTGGTCTGGGGTATCTCATGTTTAAAGTTATGGACCTTATTTTTGGCATTCGGGTTTCTCCTGAAGAGGAATTGCAGGGGCTGGACATTTTTGAACATGGAACTCCAGCGTATCCGGAGTTTACTCGTCGTCGCCTACTTTTTCCAGAGAGGAGGCATGAACGTGTACAAGCTTGAGATTATCGTCCGGGAAGAAAAAGTGCCAGAAGTGCTCGACGTTTTAGAGCGTTTTGGCTACTGGGGAGTGACCATGTATCCGGTAGAGGGACGGGGACGACAAAAGGGTCTTGTAGAACAGTTCCGGGGGCGGAAATATGAGATTCCCTTTCTTCCCAAGACCAAAATCGAGGTCCTCGTCCGGGATGAGGACTGTGAGGAGATGATGAATCACGTGGTGGAAGTGGCTCGAACCGATACCGTGGGTGATGGTAAAATATTTGTCTATCCGGTGATTGATGTGGTTCGTATCCGAACCGGTGAAAAAGGAGAGTGTGCCCTTTGAGTACGCTTGGAATCCGAAGCCCCTTCCTTAGGAGGAAGGGGCTTTGCTTTTTGAGGAGGAACGCCGCTTCTGGAGTTCTTCAATGACCTCAAGGTAGGGAATTCCTTCATGCTTGAGCAGAACCAGAAGGTGGTAGAGAAGGTCTGCAACTTCAAGACGCAGGTGGTCTTTGTGTCGCAGGGTGTTCTCGAGGGTAGCCAGAATCACTTCGGTGGTTTCTTCAGCCACCTTACGCAGGATTTTTTCTCGTCCTTCCCGAAGAAGCCTTGAAGTGTAGGAATTACTATCTGGATGCTGCGCACGTTCTTCGATCACTTCGAAGAGCTCCTGGAGAAAAGAAGCCTGGGGGTAGGGTGGATATCCAGCTTCCGGAGCGGAGATGGTTTCCTCCTTTATTTTTCGGTGAAAACAGGAGGGTAGACCAGTATGACAGGCAACCCCCTCCTGCTCGACCTGTATAAGAAGCGTATCGTTATCGCAGTCAAGATATAAGCTTTGTACACGCTGAACGTGGCTGCTCGTCTCACCTTTGTGCCATAGTGTTTTGCGGCTGCGACTGTAGAACCAGGTGGTACCGGTTTCCATGGTTTTCCGAAATGCTTCTTCGTTCATATAGGCCATCATGAGTACTCGCCCAGTCACCACATCCTGGATGATCGCTGGAACCAGGCCGTTTTCGTCGGTTTTGATTTTTTCCCAGAGGGTATCCATCAATCCTCAATCCTCACCGGAATACCACGTTTTTTGAGAAATGCTTTGGCTTCAGGCACGGTAAAGTGGCGATAGTGGAAGATGGAAGCAACCAGAGCGGCGTCGGCTTTTCCTTCCTGGAGTACCGCAGCCAGGTGTTCTAGTTTTCCTGCTCCACCTGAAGCGATAATCGGAATATTCACCTTTTCAGCGATTTTTCTGGTAAGACTGATGTCATATCCTGACTGAGTTCCATCGGTGTCCATGCTGGTGAGGAGGATTTCGCCTGCTCCTAACTTTTCCACCTGCTGGGCCCAGGCAATAGCTTCTTTACCGGTGGGAGTGCGACCACCATTGATGAAAACTTCCCAGTAACTGCGATGAGTGATGCGATCCCAGGTTTTCTTAACGTCGATGGCCACCACCACGCACTGGCTTCCGAATTTGTCGGCCAGTTCTTTAACCAGTTCCGGGTTAAGGACTGCTTGGGTGTTAATGGAAACCTTATCGGCTCCGGCTTTAAGGAGTTTACTGACGTGTTCTGAGCTCCCAATTCCTCCCCCCACGGTGAATGGAATGGTGAGCGTTTCAGCCACTTTCTCGGCCACGTGAATCATGATTTCTCGCTGTTCATAGGAAGCAGTGATATCGAGAAATACCAGTTCATCGGCGCCTTCTTCTTCATAGCGTTTAGCCAGCTCCACCGGATCCCCCACATCCTTAATATCTTCGAAGTGGACACCTTTTACCACTCTTCCTTCTTTGACATCCAGACACGGAATAATTCGCTTGGCTAACAATTTTTATTCCTCCCGTAAAGTTTTAATCACATCTTTGAGCCTGAGGGCTGAAGTGTAGAGAGCCTTACCCAGGATAACGCCCTCAACGCCCTCGATGGTTTTTACCTTCCGAATATCGTCAACACTACTTACTCCTCCTGCAAGGATGATGGAAACACCACTTTCTTGCAAGAACTCTTGGATCACCCGGGGACGAATGCCAGTTAAGGTTCCATCCTGGGCTACATCGGTGAAGATGAAATGCTGGATGCCTATCTGTTTTAAATTTTGGGCAAAGCATGTGGCACGAATGGAGGTATTTTCAGTCCAGCCCTGGATTTTCAGATTCCCGTTTTCCACATCCAGACTCACGGCGATTTGGGAAGCAGCAAATGCAACCATTTTTTCGAACTCTTGAGGATCCTTGATGGCAATACTGCCCAGGACCACCCGTTGTGCTCCTTCTGTGATATAGTGGCGGAGTGTTTCAGTGATGCGCACGCCACCACCTATCTGAACTGGAATGCGCACCGCTTTCAGGATTTGCCGAATAGATTCAAAATTGACCGGCCAACCCTGGCGTGCTCCATCTAAGTCGACCACATGGAGCATGGGAGCACCTTCTGCCTCCCATTTTCGTGCTACTTCCGACGGAGTATCGCTGAAGACCGTTACTCGCTGGTAGTCGCCTTTTTCTAATCGAACGACTTTTCCCTCAAGGATATCGATGGCTGGAATGGGAAGAATCATGAGGAGAGACTTTTCACCCAATTTTCTAAAAATTTCATTCCCCACCGGGCGCTTTTTTCCGGATGAAATTGGACTCCGAAAAGGTGGTCGACATTGACCATAGCGGGGATGACCACATTGTAGTTACAGATTCCCACTACACAGGATTCATCTTCAGGTGCCGCATAAAAGGAATTGGCAAAATAGAAAAACCGTCCCTGAGGGATGCCCTCAATGACCGTATTCGGCTTTTTAAAGTATACCCTGTTCCAGCCAATATGGGGGATTTTAGATGTAGGTGGAAGTTTGCGGATCTCTCCAGGAATGAAGGCCAACCCCTTTTTGCGAGGCGATTCCTGACTTCGTTCAAAGAAGAGCTGTAAGCCAAGACAAATCCCCAGAATCGGCTTTTCTTCCACATGGGCCTCCCGAATCGCTTCCACGAGACCGTTCTTCTCCATGTTTTCCATGGCTTCTCCGAAGGAACCGACACCAGGTAAAACAATTGCCTCAGCCTTCTGGAGCACTTCCCTGCTCTGGGTTATTTCGATTTCTTTTCCCAGTCGTTGCAGTGCTTTCGAAACACTGTGCAGGTTCCCAATGCCGTAATCGACAATCGCAATCATCGTCACCCTCTCCTAAAGAAGTCCTTTGGTTGAAGGGATGGTTTCCCCGAATATGGTGGTCGCCTCACATAAGGCCCGACCGGCTGCCTTGAATAACGATTCCAGGCAGTGGTGGTTGTTCTTACCCCACCATATTTTAGCATGAAGGGTGATTTTTGCGCTATAGGTAAAGGCTCTGAAGAACTCTTCCACCAATGCCACTTCAAACTGGCCTACGTGTTCTCCCATTTCTGGAACATCATAAAAGAAGTACGCTCGACCACTGCAATCGACGGAAACCATGCTTAGAGCATCATCCATGGGGATGAAAGCGGTGGCAAAACGTCGGATTCCTCTTTTGTCCTTCAGGCATTCTGCAAAGGCTTCGCCTAAGACAATCCCCACATCTTCAACGGTGTGGTGTGCATCGACGAGTTTGGCATCGCCTGAGGCTCTGATGCCGAGGTCCCATCCAGCGTGGAAGGCCATGCTGGTGAGGAGATGAGGGAAAAAGGGAATGTCCATCTCTACGTCTGCTTTCCCCTCTCCATCGAGGTTGAGGAGAACCTCAATCTCAGTTTCTTTGGTTTTCCTCTGTCGGGATGCGGTTCTTTGGCCCAAAGCGAAACACCTCTTTAATGAATTTTTACTCGGTAGGATACGGAATATCCTCAGAAAGTTCTTCTAAAGCAGTGTTTGAGAGGATGATTCCCTTCCATTCCCAACCGTATACTCCTTCATCAAGAACAAGGTACAAAATATTGTAGTTTGGGTCACCCCAGTTCTCAAGACGGAGCACCAGTTCACTATTTTTTTTCTGCGGGGTTTTTTCTGCTTTGAGTTCTGGTGAAGACTTCAGGTACTGGGCGAGGTATGCTTTGGCTTTCTGGAATTCGTCGATTTCGAATTCGCTAAAGTTTACCCCTGCCCAGAAATCTCCTTTTTTTGCCAATTTTTCCAGGGTTTTTAGGTCTTTCTGCATGAAGGCACGAACGAGTTTCTGAGATAGCGTTTCGGGGCTTTTCTCTGTGGTCAGCGGTTTTTCGTTGAGGTACTGGATGCGCAGTTTTGCCCAACGGCGGTAAAATTGGTCTTGGGATTGCTGGACCACCTTCTGGTACTCATTTACCGCTTCGGTTAATTGGTTCATTTTTTCATGACAGAAGGCAATTTCCATCATGATGCGAGGTTTTTCCTCTTCTTCGATGAAGTTCAGGAGTTTTCGGTAGGCTTCGATGGCCCCAGGATAGTCTTTGAGATAGTTCTTCAGTGCGTATGCAACGTCCTCTTGAGCCTGAGCCCGGAGGTCATAAGGATCTTCGAAGTGACAATCCAGAGGATAGGTGTCAATGAGGCGATGAAGGAGAGACAGAAAACGGTCGATGTGACCCTGTTCTTCTTCAAGTTTAGCCATCCAGTACAGATAGAGGTAACTGGTGGGATTTCCTGGAAATTGCTGGATGTAGGTTTCCAAAACCCGAAGGGCCTTTGTTTTTTCTCCCTTTTCGTCGTAAATGCGATAAAGGAGTTCAGTAACGCGAGCCAATTCTTCTTCGTCGTTACTCTGAAGCAATGGTTCCAGGATGGCTATGGCATTTTCAGTGTTTCCCTCTTCCAGGAGCAGTTCTGCCTGGTCGATGGCTTCCAAAGCAGTAGAAAATGGGGAAAGAAAAAAGTTCCAGAACATGCATATCAAACACATGCTCGTTATCCGGGTTAGGGTCAACCGTATTTCCTCCTTTATTGACCGCGTCTCTTCATTGCCCACATTTAGCATACTTCTTCTGGTTGAATCTATCAAGGTGTGGCAATTCAAAATGAGGGGATTTTTGGAGATGAAGATACTGAAGAAGGGTTGTAATCTGAAAAGAGAGCTTTGAAAGGTGGAATGGACGGTCAATGTTCATCTCCACGATGTCCATACCAATGAGGTGGCGTCTTGGTTTCCGGAAGTGACTGCCGATAAGCCGGAAGATTTCCCTCAGCTCTCTGAAAGTAAGGGAAAGCGGCGAGGGAAAGGAAGCGCATCGCGGTAATCCGAAGTCGAGGTCCCAGGAAAGATAGTAAAGCCCTTCCCCCAAATGGCTTAAGCCCTCACGGAGAGAAGCGACAGGACTGTGGAGTGAAGGTACCAGAAGAGCATGGTCTTCGAGTATGCCATTTTTGAGGAGATAGCGGAGGAAATTTCCCCGATGGATGGTTTCGGTGTTTTCTTCCTGGGAAAAAATGTCCAGATGGGTGTCAAGAACAAGAAGATATCGTTTCTGGTGGGTGAAGCGGGAAACAAGATGCTGATAGATAAAGGCTGTGGATGCATGGTTTTCGGCCAGAAAAAGGAGGGGAATCTCCTCTTCAATAGTGAGGTCAGGATGGTGGACGATTTGTCGCACTTCCTGGATGTGGAGAGACCGTTGCAGGGTTTTTGCTAGAAGAATCAGGGCATGGTGGGGTGACAACCAAGAGTCAGTGTATACGAAAAGCGTTTTCCAGTACGGGTACGCTCGCACGGTGCGCTCATCCCCTTGCTTCTTTTGCTTTGGACCATTAATATTAGCGGTAGTTGAAAAAAGAGGCAAGGGGATGATGGTGATGGTGTACTTCGATTTCTGGCGTGAGTTAAAAGAAAGTGCCTGGTTTTTTTCTCGTAATCCTGAAATTATTCTACCTGCTTTGCCCTCCGCCTTTCTCATGGCTCTGGCAAACAGTCTGGTATGGAGACGCAGTCTTTCCTGGATTACGGCATTTTTTCAATGGGGTTTGAGCGTTATTTTTGTGATGCTGGGGATTCTGTGTGGGTTTCTTGCTCTGGGTTTTATTGTGATGATGACCTGGGATGCCGAGCATCGAGAACGGGTTAATTTCGGTCGAGCCTGGAGAATTATTGCTCCTCGCTTTCTGGAGGTTTTTGTTGCTTCCCTCTTGGTGGGATTTCTGGTGAGCTTTTTTTCGGCATTTTTTGTGTTTCCAGGACTCCTCCTTGGGTTTTTGCTCATGTTCGTTTTGCCGGTGGTGGTCATAGGACGGGAAGACCCGTTCTCAGCTATTCGTCACAGTTTCCAGATGTCCTTTGAAAACCTGGGTGAGTGTTTCACCTTTCTGGTCATTGTCCTCTTTTTCGTGGTGGTGGGGTATCTCGTTTTCTGGCTTTTTGGGTTCGTTCCTTTTGCAGGGATTGTGGTGAACACGGTTATCGGTGGCGCGATCCTCGCCTATGTTTCAGTTTTCCTCACCCGTTTTTACCTTGTTCTCTCCCGGTTTTAGGGTCAAGGGGAAGATTCATCCCGTCGCTGGCGGCCAGGACCTTGATGCCGGTTTTCTGAGTTAGCTCTTCGGCGACTTTCCATGGTTTGGCCTGGAGCATAGTCATCCCGAAATGGGTAAGGATGGCTAATTCCGGACGGATGGTTTCGATGAGGACCTGGGTATCTTCGGCGCTCAGGTGGAAGAGTTGAGGGCTCTTTTCTTTTTTGAGCCGTACGGTGTGGATGATGAGGATCTGGCTTCCCTGGTAGGCATCAAAAAGTTTCTCTTCGAAAAGCGTGTCCACGATGAGGGAAACGCGGCCTTCTTCAAAGAGGAAACGGAAACCATAGGTTTCTACAGGATGAACGTGACGGAGGGGCGTTTCGAAGGTGATACTCCCGACATCGTATCGGCAGCCTTCCTGAAGGAGATGAACCCCATCCAGTGAATCGCGGAGATAGCTAAAAAGGACTGGTTCTCCTTCCAGGGCATCAGCAGGAAGAAAAACGATCCCCCTTTTCCTGGTTCCTCCCTGAGTCATGGCTTCAACCATGATGTTAAGGTCGTTGGCGTGATCGATGTGGCGGTGAGAAAGGAGAATGGCCTGAAGGGTTGTTGGATCACAAGGCGGACGGCTCGTCAAGGCCCTCACCAGAGCACCCGGTCCGGGGTCAAGATGAAGTGAAGTGCCCCGGTAATGAATCCAGAGTCCTCCTGAAGCTCGGAGTTGTTTTGAGACCACAAATCGTGCCCCTGCCGTCCCTAAAAACTTGATGAAATTATCCATTTACAGGTACTATATCGTTGAAGGGGTGAATTTGTAAAGGGTGCATCGAATAGTGATTTTGGGAAGACCAGGGACAGGGAAAACCACGCTGGCGAAAAAAGTGGTGGAGCATTTTCCGGGGTGGTTTCGGGGTTTTTATACCGAGGAAATTCGAGAAGGGAAGGAACGAGTTGGTTTTGGCATTCGGACCCTTTCGGGGAAAGAGGGCATTCTGGCGAAGAAAGGTAATCCTTCGCCCCTTCGAGTGGGCCGATACGGGATTATGCTGTACGACCTTGAAACCATAGGGATTGAGGAGATTGAAAACGCCCTTCTTGGGGGTTTTCCTCTTCTCATTGACGAAGTGGGGAAAATGGAGCTTTTTTCATCCCGCTTTCGGGAGGTTTTTTATAAGGCCTGGTATGCTACCCCATTTCTGCTTGTGACGTCCTGTTTTCCACCTCTTTCCGAACTGGACCACCTCTTCCAGGGTCAGGGGGTCAGGAAGGTGATCCTCGATCGGAGGAATCGTGACCGGCTTGGAAAAGTGGTTATCGAGTTTGTAGAACGTTTTTATAAAAGCTTTAATCCAGCCTGATCTGACTCTGGAGAGCAATCTCTCTCACAATGGTGAGCACTAAGGACTGGGAAAGGTCGATTTCTTCGGAGAGCGTCACTTTCCCCTCCGGGGATACCGTGCGAATGCGCACAAATGGCCGAAAAGGGAGAACAGGATTAATGCGGCTGACTACTGCTTCTTCACCGCTTGAGAGTTGAACCCTGTCTCCCACCTGGTAGGGAGAAATATGGCTCACAAACGTGGAGACTACATTCTCATCCAGCGTATATCCAGCATTGCCCATCAGGTACTCCACTACTTCAGATATGGGAAGTGCTTTGCGGTAGGGACGGTCAGAGGTGAGGGCTTCGTAGATATCAGCGACAGCGGCGATCTGTGCCAGAGAAGAAATATCTCGTCTGGAAAGGTTTCGAGGATAACCACTACCATCGATTTTTTCGTGGTGCTGTGAGGCGACATTTTTGGCAATTCCGTTCAAACGAGTCTGTTCGTCGAGAATTTTTCTGGCCATGACCGGGTGCTGCTGGATGACCTTGCGCTCTTCTGGAATAAGAGGTTGGGGTTTGTTCAGGATTTCAGGGGGAATACGAAGCTTTCCCAGGTCGTGTAAGAGAGCTCCCAAGCCCAAAATCTGGATTACTTCTTCCCGGAGACCCAGGAATTTTCCGATAAACGTAGCAATGATTGAAACGTTGAGGGAGTGAGTGAAAGTGAGGTCGTCATGCTTTTTGAGTTGGGTAATGGGAATCACCAGTTCTTGGTGAGCTTTCACTTCCTGAAGGATTTTTCGTACATCCCGTTCCAATGGCTCCATTGGGACCCTTTTGCCCTGGCTTAAAAGGGTGAGCGTTTCCTGGAGGTCATTGAGGGTTTGTTCCTTGGTTTCAAAGGAAATATCCTCCATAGGAGTCTCGGCAGTGACTTCTTCTAGGGCCTCGGCGAAAACGTAATCCTTTCCCCAGGCTATGAGTCTGTCCAGGAAGGCTTGGGTAATACGTTTCCCTTTTCCCAAAAGAATCTGCCCGTTTTCGTCAAGGAGGGTGCTCGCCAGGACCTGTCCCACTTCGAGTTGCTGAATGGCGATTTTTTCGGTACGGATTCCCCGGAGTTTCTCCACAACGTTCACGCCCCCTCTATCCGCAGGACTTTCGCACCCCGAATTTTTCCCTCTTTGAGTTCAAGAAGAGCACAGTTGGCTTCTTGAAGTCCGAAGACCTCGATTTCTGGACGAATGGGAATCCGACCGGCCAGTTCCAGAAATTCGACCACATCTTGCCGGGTGACATTGGCTACGGTCTTTACTTCCTTTTCCATCCACAAATGTTCAGGATAGTCGAGCTGCCACAGGTATTCTTTGTCACCTTCTTCTTTGCGGATGGCGTTGATTATTAGTCTTCCTCCGGGGGTCAGTTTCCCCAGCACGCTGACCACCGGTTTCCAGACAGGAGTGGTGTCAATCACACAGTGGAGCTTCTCTGGTGGTTGGTGGTCAAAATGGCCGACCCAGAAGGCCCCCATTTCCCAGGCTAAAGACTGTTCTTTTTGGCTTCGGCTGAAAACGAAGATTTTGGAATCCGGATAGAGATACCGGGCCACTTTCATCACCAGATGCCCTGAAGCTCCGAATCCTAAAAAACCAATGTTTTCTCCGTTTTCGATTTTACCGAGCTTCAGAGCCCTATATCCCACGGCACCAGCACAAAGAAGAGGTGCAGCTTCTTCATCGGAAAACACCGCAGGGAGAGGATAAGCAAAGTCCTCTCCCACCACGGTGTACTCGGCATACCCGCCATGGGCGTCTCTTCCCGTTCCTTTAAATTCAGGACAAAGATTTTCCCGACCATTTTGGCAGTAGTGGCATTTCCCGCAGGAAGAGTGAATCCAGGCGATACCCACCCGATCTCCTTCCTGGAATCGGTGAGCGTTTTTGCCTTTTCCCACCACTGTGCCCACGATTTGGTGCCCTACAATGATGGGGAAAAACGCGGGTAGGGTTCTTCCTTCAATTTCGTCAAGGTCTGTCCGGCACACTCCACAGGTCAAGACCCGGACCAGGATGTCCCGTTCTCCACAGGAGGGAAGCGGCCTCTCCACCAGTTTTAAGGGAGAGCGGTTTACACTAAGGTCCTCGATTTGAGAAAGAATCATCGCCTTCATCGTTTTATCACCCTTTCCATATTATACCGTCCTTTTGCAAGGAGGAAGGATAAACCTGGAGTAAAAATCATCAAGGTCAAGAAGACAATCTCTACTAAAAAGATAAATTTTCTTGACAAAGGAGAGGTGGTACATTATAATCACAGCAGATTGAAAATGTGACGGTGATGAAAGGGATGAGTAACCGTCGATGGGGGTAGAGAGAGTCCAGATATGGTGGGAGCTGGATCCCCCAGAACGGTGAACATGGCCCTGGAGCTCTGGCGGTGAACCTGAAGTAGCCGTCAGCGGATGTTCGCCCGTTATGGAGAATTCCCTTACAAATGAGGCTGGTTTTGGCCAGTGAAAAAGGGTGGTACCACGAGTACAATCCCTCGTCCCTTTGGCGAGGGATTTTTTTATCATTGGAGAGGACGTGGGAGGTGAAACCATGGAGAGGGTTCTGCGGACCTATGAGGAAATTAACGAAAAGATCCGTACCGGCAAAGTGGTGGTGGTAACAGCCGAAGAAGTGATTGACCTTGTGGCTGAAAAAGGAGTGGAAAAAGTTGCCCAGGAAGTGGATGTGGTGACGACCGGAACGTTCGGTACCATGTGTTCTTCAGGGGCGTTCTTGAATATTGGTCACACCAAACCACGGATGAAGATTCACGAAGCCTATTTGAATGGAGTGATGGCCTATGCAGGGCTGGCGGCTGTGGACCTCTATATCGGGGTGACGCAACCAGCCAAGGACGATCCCCTAAATAAAGTGCATCCTGGAGAATTCAAGTACGGAGGAGGGCATGTCATCCAAGACCTGGTGGCGGGAAAGGATGTCCTCCTGGAAGCGTATGCCTATGGGACGGATTGCTATCCCCGTAAACACCTGGCGACCTGGATTAATCTTCGGGATTTG contains:
- a CDS encoding tetratricopeptide repeat protein, which produces MTLTRITSMCLICMFWNFFLSPFSTALEAIDQAELLLEEGNTENAIAILEPLLQSNDEEELARVTELLYRIYDEKGEKTKALRVLETYIQQFPGNPTSYLYLYWMAKLEEEQGHIDRFLSLLHRLIDTYPLDCHFEDPYDLRAQAQEDVAYALKNYLKDYPGAIEAYRKLLNFIEEEEKPRIMMEIAFCHEKMNQLTEAVNEYQKVVQQSQDQFYRRWAKLRIQYLNEKPLTTEKSPETLSQKLVRAFMQKDLKTLEKLAKKGDFWAGVNFSEFEIDEFQKAKAYLAQYLKSSPELKAEKTPQKKNSELVLRLENWGDPNYNILYLVLDEGVYGWEWKGIILSNTALEELSEDIPYPTE
- the hisF gene encoding imidazole glycerol phosphate synthase subunit HisF; translation: MLAKRIIPCLDVKEGRVVKGVHFEDIKDVGDPVELAKRYEEEGADELVFLDITASYEQREIMIHVAEKVAETLTIPFTVGGGIGSSEHVSKLLKAGADKVSINTQAVLNPELVKELADKFGSQCVVVAIDVKKTWDRITHRSYWEVFINGGRTPTGKEAIAWAQQVEKLGAGEILLTSMDTDGTQSGYDISLTRKIAEKVNIPIIASGGAGKLEHLAAVLQEGKADAALVASIFHYRHFTVPEAKAFLKKRGIPVRIED
- a CDS encoding P-II family nitrogen regulator is translated as MNVYKLEIIVREEKVPEVLDVLERFGYWGVTMYPVEGRGRQKGLVEQFRGRKYEIPFLPKTKIEVLVRDEDCEEMMNHVVEVARTDTVGDGKIFVYPVIDVVRIRTGEKGECAL
- a CDS encoding nucleoside-triphosphatase produces the protein MHRIVILGRPGTGKTTLAKKVVEHFPGWFRGFYTEEIREGKERVGFGIRTLSGKEGILAKKGNPSPLRVGRYGIMLYDLETIGIEEIENALLGGFPLLIDEVGKMELFSSRFREVFYKAWYATPFLLVTSCFPPLSELDHLFQGQGVRKVILDRRNRDRLGKVVIEFVERFYKSFNPA
- a CDS encoding ammonium transporter; amino-acid sequence: MVRTMMVRVFLIGIFLAIGGGWVLAADPGGATTLQTMPSLPIDYVWILVCGFLVFFMQAGFAMVETGFCRAKNVTNLLSKNLIDFVVASLVFFAVGYGFLKGSDLGGLIGIGRWFLRGEAYDVGAYLDFFWQLVFCGTAATIVSGAVAERLKFSAYLVYTFLVSIFIYPVYAHWVWGGGWLSQLPFGVGHADFAGSGVVHAIGGVVGLAGAMVLGPRFGKYGKDHKPLAIPGHNMSLAALGTFILWFGWFGFNPGSTFSAHHLRIAVVAVNTNLAAAAGAFTTLLVMYAKTRKWDLGMALNGTLGGLVAVTAPCAWIEGWAAIVIGAIAGLLVVAGVYFFESRGIDDPVGAVSVHGVNGLWGLLSVGLFADGTYGLYTLEPPYVTGLFYGGGGGQLLAQFIGVLAVVAWGFGLGYLMFKVMDLIFGIRVSPEEELQGLDIFEHGTPAYPEFTRRRLLFPERRHERVQA
- a CDS encoding MBL fold metallo-hydrolase; its protein translation is MVSKQLRASGGLWIHYRGTSLHLDPGPGALVRALTSRPPCDPTTLQAILLSHRHIDHANDLNIMVEAMTQGGTRKRGIVFLPADALEGEPVLFSYLRDSLDGVHLLQEGCRYDVGSITFETPLRHVHPVETYGFRFLFEEGRVSLIVDTLFEEKLFDAYQGSQILIIHTVRLKKEKSPQLFHLSAEDTQVLIETIRPELAILTHFGMTMLQAKPWKVAEELTQKTGIKVLAASDGMNLPLDPKTGREQGKNG
- the hisB gene encoding imidazoleglycerol-phosphate dehydratase HisB — translated: MGQRTASRQRKTKETEIEVLLNLDGEGKADVEMDIPFFPHLLTSMAFHAGWDLGIRASGDAKLVDAHHTVEDVGIVLGEAFAECLKDKRGIRRFATAFIPMDDALSMVSVDCSGRAYFFYDVPEMGEHVGQFEVALVEEFFRAFTYSAKITLHAKIWWGKNNHHCLESLFKAAGRALCEATTIFGETIPSTKGLL
- the hisH gene encoding imidazole glycerol phosphate synthase subunit HisH; this translates as MIAIVDYGIGNLHSVSKALQRLGKEIEITQSREVLQKAEAIVLPGVGSFGEAMENMEKNGLVEAIREAHVEEKPILGICLGLQLFFERSQESPRKKGLAFIPGEIRKLPPTSKIPHIGWNRVYFKKPNTVIEGIPQGRFFYFANSFYAAPEDESCVVGICNYNVVIPAMVNVDHLFGVQFHPEKSARWGMKFLENWVKSLSS
- the hisA gene encoding 1-(5-phosphoribosyl)-5-[(5-phosphoribosylamino)methylideneamino]imidazole-4-carboxamide isomerase, which translates into the protein MILPIPAIDILEGKVVRLEKGDYQRVTVFSDTPSEVARKWEAEGAPMLHVVDLDGARQGWPVNFESIRQILKAVRIPVQIGGGVRITETLRHYITEGAQRVVLGSIAIKDPQEFEKMVAFAASQIAVSLDVENGNLKIQGWTENTSIRATCFAQNLKQIGIQHFIFTDVAQDGTLTGIRPRVIQEFLQESGVSIILAGGVSSVDDIRKVKTIEGVEGVILGKALYTSALRLKDVIKTLREE
- the hisIE gene encoding bifunctional phosphoribosyl-AMP cyclohydrolase/phosphoribosyl-ATP diphosphatase HisIE, giving the protein MDTLWEKIKTDENGLVPAIIQDVVTGRVLMMAYMNEEAFRKTMETGTTWFYSRSRKTLWHKGETSSHVQRVQSLYLDCDNDTLLIQVEQEGVACHTGLPSCFHRKIKEETISAPEAGYPPYPQASFLQELFEVIEERAQHPDSNSYTSRLLREGREKILRKVAEETTEVILATLENTLRHKDHLRLEVADLLYHLLVLLKHEGIPYLEVIEELQKRRSSSKSKAPSS